The following are encoded in a window of Ruficoccus amylovorans genomic DNA:
- a CDS encoding efflux RND transporter periplasmic adaptor subunit, with protein sequence MMVSALATLAFAALAVYFFFAPAPGRENERAAPPPPPVLTGEVEEIVWDETVRALGNVRANEQAMLSPKITERVIAVNFESGQHVEKGHLLIQLNDAEQQAQLEEMQASLDERSQQLERVRSVEGSGALSRSVIDEEISRFNVARAQLDLAKARVDDRRIYAPFDGVLGLRDLSPGELVEAGDDLVEIIDLTPVKVDFTVPERNFAQIAPGLKITARSESYPGRVFEGEVRSVSPNIDPVSRSARVRAFVSNEDFALRPGMLLLVELNLGSKSVLTVPESALSPIGDQQYIYRVTEDGLAERVPVRVGRRQKGVAELLEGLEKGDAIITHGHRARSGQPVNTLTQEQVFNHSTDS encoded by the coding sequence ATGATGGTCTCCGCCCTCGCCACTCTCGCCTTCGCCGCCCTGGCGGTGTACTTCTTTTTCGCGCCCGCTCCGGGGCGGGAGAACGAGCGTGCCGCCCCTCCGCCGCCCCCCGTGCTGACCGGAGAGGTGGAGGAAATCGTCTGGGACGAGACCGTGCGCGCGCTTGGCAATGTCCGGGCCAACGAACAGGCCATGCTCTCACCAAAAATCACCGAGCGGGTGATCGCGGTCAATTTCGAGTCCGGCCAGCACGTCGAAAAGGGGCACCTCCTCATCCAGCTCAACGACGCCGAGCAGCAGGCCCAACTGGAGGAAATGCAGGCCAGTCTCGACGAGCGTTCCCAGCAACTGGAGCGCGTGCGCTCGGTCGAGGGCAGCGGGGCGCTTTCGCGCTCGGTCATCGACGAGGAGATTTCGCGCTTCAATGTCGCCCGCGCCCAACTCGATCTGGCCAAGGCCCGTGTGGACGACCGCCGGATTTACGCCCCCTTTGACGGTGTGCTCGGCTTGCGCGATCTCAGCCCCGGTGAACTGGTCGAGGCCGGAGACGATCTGGTTGAGATTATCGATCTGACTCCGGTCAAGGTGGACTTCACCGTGCCCGAGCGTAACTTTGCACAGATCGCGCCGGGCCTGAAGATCACGGCCCGCTCTGAGTCTTATCCGGGGCGTGTCTTCGAGGGCGAAGTCCGCTCCGTTTCGCCCAATATCGACCCGGTCAGCCGATCCGCGCGGGTGCGCGCCTTTGTCTCGAACGAGGATTTTGCGTTGCGCCCGGGGATGCTCCTGCTGGTCGAGCTCAACCTTGGCAGCAAGAGCGTACTCACCGTACCCGAGAGCGCCTTGAGCCCGATTGGCGATCAGCAGTATATTTACCGCGTGACTGAGGACGGCCTGGCCGAGCGCGTGCCGGTCCGGGTCGGGCGCCGCCAGAAGGGCGTGGCCGAGTTGCTGGAGGGGCTGGAAAAGGGCGATGCGATCATCACGCATGGCCATCGCGCCCGCAGCGGACAGCCGGTCAACACATTAACCCAGGAGCAGGTTTTCAACCACTCCACCGACTCCTGA
- a CDS encoding efflux RND transporter permease subunit: protein MHISEISVKRPVFASVLSLLLIVVGYLAFRELPVREYPNIDPPIVSVETSYPGASAAVVDTKITQLLEDRISGIEGIRSITSSSQDGRSDISIEFELSRDIDAASNDVRERVGRALDNLPLEADPPEIFKVDSSGDVIMWYNLASDELNGLELTDYADRYLVDRLSTVNGVARVRIGGSREYSLRVWLDRDAMAARGITVADIEEALRSENVELPAGRVDSTDRYFTVRTQRGYETEDDFAQLVVGEGRDGHLIRLAEVAEARIGAVEHRQELRGNGQDMIGLGIIPQSTANTLEVARGVKKEIERIKESLPDGTRIFSSFDRTVFIEDSINEIYISLVIALVLVVLVIFAFLGSVRAVLVPAVTVPISLTGALIFLQFMGYSLNLLTLLALLLAIGLVVDDAIVVLENIYRRIHLGESPALASVRGSKQVSFAVIATTLVLIAVFVPIGFLSGNTGRLFSEFAFALAASVGVSSLIALTLSPMMCSFLLSSGQTEGRFAQQVDRSLHYASNLYRRCLSGALRHPLLVAGVVLVSAAAMVFCFRGLTSEFAPREDRGVFFVIMNAPEGASYEYSRDYMRQIEGDLMPLVESGEAKRILVRTPRSFGTPNSFNGGMAIVVLDDFGQRRSSHEIVGEIAPKLGRLAGVQAFPVQRSGLTRNVGEPVQFVIGGNTYEELREWQDIILDAARDNPYLLNVDTDFKETKPQLRVNIDKERAADLGVSLRQIGQTLETFFGSRRVTTFLERGEEYDVILQGRDSDRQTTTDLTNIYVRSEQSGTLIPLSNLVDIRETAEASTLNRFNRLRAITISANLAEGYTLGEALEFLRASVREKLPARAQIDYKGESREFIDAQGAIYFVFGMSLVMVFLVLAAQFESWIHPFTILLTVPLAIAGGLWGLMTVDGTLNIFSQIGIVILVGLAAKNGILIVEFANQLRDEEGMSVRDAILRAAQLRLRPIAMTAISTVFGAIPLVMATGAGSENRMTIGIVIFFGVSVASLLTLFVVPWAYNFLGRFTTSPNARTRRIEAEAEQKAFKE, encoded by the coding sequence GTGCATATTTCTGAAATCTCGGTCAAGCGCCCGGTCTTTGCCTCCGTCCTGAGCCTGTTGCTCATCGTGGTCGGCTACCTTGCGTTCCGCGAACTGCCGGTGCGTGAGTACCCGAATATTGACCCGCCCATCGTCTCGGTCGAGACCTCGTATCCGGGGGCGTCGGCGGCGGTGGTCGATACCAAGATCACGCAATTGCTGGAGGACCGCATCAGCGGTATTGAGGGCATCCGATCAATTACTTCGTCGAGCCAGGACGGACGTTCGGACATCAGCATTGAGTTCGAGTTGAGCCGGGATATCGACGCGGCCTCCAACGACGTGCGCGAGCGCGTAGGGCGAGCCCTGGACAACCTTCCGCTGGAGGCCGACCCGCCGGAGATATTTAAAGTGGACTCCAGCGGCGACGTCATCATGTGGTACAACCTCGCCAGCGACGAACTCAACGGGCTGGAGTTGACCGACTACGCCGACCGCTACCTGGTGGACCGCCTCTCGACCGTCAACGGTGTGGCGCGGGTGCGCATCGGCGGCTCCCGCGAGTACTCCCTGCGTGTCTGGCTGGATCGCGACGCCATGGCTGCGCGCGGCATTACGGTCGCCGATATTGAAGAAGCCCTGCGCTCGGAAAATGTCGAGCTGCCTGCCGGGCGGGTGGACTCCACTGACCGTTACTTTACGGTGCGCACGCAGCGCGGCTACGAGACCGAGGACGACTTTGCGCAACTTGTGGTAGGCGAGGGGAGGGACGGGCATCTGATCCGCCTGGCCGAAGTGGCCGAGGCCCGCATCGGTGCGGTCGAGCACCGGCAGGAGTTGCGCGGCAACGGCCAGGACATGATCGGCCTGGGCATCATTCCCCAGTCCACTGCCAACACCCTGGAGGTGGCCCGTGGGGTAAAAAAGGAAATCGAGCGCATTAAGGAGTCGCTGCCGGATGGGACGCGGATCTTCAGCAGCTTTGACCGGACGGTTTTCATCGAGGACTCGATTAACGAGATTTACATCTCGCTGGTGATCGCGCTCGTGCTGGTCGTGCTGGTGATCTTCGCCTTCCTGGGCAGTGTGCGGGCCGTGCTTGTGCCCGCCGTCACCGTGCCGATCTCGCTCACCGGGGCGCTGATCTTTTTGCAGTTCATGGGCTACTCCCTGAACCTGCTTACGCTGCTCGCGCTGTTGCTGGCCATCGGCCTGGTGGTGGACGACGCCATCGTGGTGCTGGAAAATATTTACCGCCGCATCCACCTCGGGGAGTCTCCGGCGCTGGCCTCTGTGCGCGGCTCGAAGCAGGTCAGCTTCGCGGTCATCGCCACGACGCTCGTGTTGATCGCGGTCTTCGTGCCCATCGGCTTTCTCTCGGGCAACACGGGGCGGCTTTTTAGCGAGTTCGCCTTCGCGCTGGCGGCCTCGGTCGGCGTCTCAAGCCTGATCGCGCTGACCCTTTCGCCCATGATGTGCTCCTTTCTCCTGTCTTCCGGGCAGACCGAGGGGCGCTTCGCGCAGCAGGTGGACCGCTCCCTGCATTACGCCTCCAACCTCTACCGGCGCTGCCTCTCGGGCGCGCTGCGGCATCCGCTGCTGGTCGCGGGGGTCGTACTGGTTTCCGCCGCAGCGATGGTTTTCTGCTTCCGGGGGCTGACTTCGGAGTTCGCGCCGCGAGAGGACCGCGGGGTTTTCTTTGTCATAATGAACGCCCCGGAAGGGGCCAGCTACGAGTACTCCCGTGACTACATGCGCCAAATCGAGGGCGACCTCATGCCACTGGTCGAGTCGGGCGAGGCCAAGCGCATTCTCGTGCGGACGCCACGCAGCTTTGGCACTCCGAACTCCTTCAACGGGGGCATGGCTATCGTGGTGCTGGACGATTTCGGGCAGCGACGTTCCTCGCACGAGATCGTCGGTGAAATCGCTCCCAAGCTCGGCCGGCTGGCGGGAGTACAAGCTTTCCCGGTCCAGCGCAGCGGCCTCACGCGCAACGTGGGCGAACCGGTGCAGTTCGTCATCGGGGGCAACACCTACGAGGAACTGCGTGAGTGGCAGGACATCATCCTCGACGCCGCCCGCGATAACCCCTACCTGCTCAACGTCGATACCGACTTCAAGGAGACCAAGCCGCAACTGCGCGTCAACATCGACAAGGAGCGTGCCGCCGACCTCGGTGTTTCACTGCGCCAGATCGGGCAGACGCTGGAGACCTTTTTCGGCTCGCGCCGGGTGACGACCTTCCTCGAACGCGGGGAGGAGTACGACGTCATCCTGCAAGGCCGCGACAGCGACCGCCAGACGACGACCGACCTGACCAACATCTACGTGCGCTCCGAGCAGAGCGGGACGCTCATCCCGTTGAGCAACCTGGTTGACATCCGTGAGACGGCCGAAGCCTCCACCCTGAACCGCTTTAACCGACTGCGGGCGATCACTATCTCCGCCAACCTGGCCGAAGGCTACACCTTGGGCGAGGCGCTGGAGTTCCTGCGGGCCTCGGTCCGGGAAAAACTCCCCGCCCGCGCGCAGATCGACTACAAGGGCGAGTCGCGGGAGTTCATCGACGCGCAGGGGGCGATCTACTTCGTGTTCGGGATGTCGCTCGTCATGGTCTTTCTCGTGCTGGCCGCGCAGTTTGAAAGCTGGATTCATCCCTTTACGATCCTGCTGACCGTGCCGCTGGCCATCGCCGGGGGCTTATGGGGATTGATGACGGTTGACGGCACGCTGAACATTTTCTCGCAGATCGGGATCGTCATCCTCGTCGGGCTGGCGGCCAAGAACGGTATCCTCATCGTTGAGTTCGCCAACCAGTTGCGCGACGAGGAGGGCATGAGCGTGCGCGATGCCATCCTGAGAGCCGCGCAACTGCGCCTGCGGCCCATCGCGATGACGGCGATTTCGACCGTTTTCGGGGCGATCCCGCTGGTCATGGCCACGGGGGCCGGTTCCGAGAACCGTATGACCATCGGTATCGTGATTTTCTTTGGCGTCTCCGTGGCCTCACTGCTGACGCTCTTCGTCGTGCCTTGGGCGTACAATTTTCTGGGCCGCTTCACCACCAGCCCCAACGCACGTACCCGGCGCATCGAAGCCGAGGCCGAGCAGAAAGCTTTCAAGGAATGA